The proteins below are encoded in one region of Drosophila santomea strain STO CAGO 1482 chromosome 3R, Prin_Dsan_1.1, whole genome shotgun sequence:
- the LOC120452727 gene encoding uncharacterized protein LOC120452727, whose protein sequence is MLRILLPLLAFCALAHGQCRFSRAQVEGTNRIFMVRGQNRQLSLKRTASSAVGETLQMWCNPRDIMATTCQAGQMPGFRPTLPMTCPTAPAAMTTPVQDRSCPATMFRVGYNVGNNQFLELYRACFDTRAVRAIFVQHRIYGKPFYITRPCVQFSSDGVISGADEASYTVRNVHGTFRRLFGNNQNYIPNNRDVIINRGHLAASADFFFGDQLCATFKYVNAVPQFKSINDGNWETIERFVRNSVTGNNFVNVRTGARGVLSLPASRGSRNVFLSGNKNPVPLWMYKIVRNANNQPLVAFLTLNNIYARQRPTAPNFCQPVNCPVALVNTAQAGYSFCCNAATFRP, encoded by the exons ATGTTGCGAAttctgctgccgctgctggcaTTCTGTGCCTTGG CACACGGACAGTGCCGATTCAGCAGGGCTCAAGTGGAAGGAACCAATCGCATCTTCATGGTGCGTGGCCAGAACCGCCAGCTGTCCCTCAAGCGAACTGCCAGTTCGGCGGTGGGAGAAACGCTGCAAATGTGGTGCAATCCCCGGGACATAATGGCCACCACCTGTCAGGCGGGACAGATGCCAGGCTTCCGGCCAACGTTGCCCATGACCTGTCCCACTGCTCCGGCGGCGATGACCACGCCGGTCCAGGATCGCAGCTGTCCGGCCACCATGTTCCGGGTGGGCTACAACGTGGGCAACAACCAGTTCCTGGAGCTCTATCGCGCCTGCTTCGATACCAGAGCTGTGAGGGCGATCTTCGTGCAGCACCGGATATATGGAAAGCCCTTCT ATATCACCCGACCCTGCGTCCAGTTCAGTTCCGATGGCGTGATCAGTGGCGCAGATGAGGCCAGTTACACGGTCCGCAATGTCCACGGCACCTTCAGGAGGCTGTTTGGCAACAACCAGAACTACATACCCAACAACCGCGATGTGATCATCAATCGCGGACATTTGGCCGCCTCGGCGGACTTCTTCTTTGGTGACCAATTGTGCGCCACCTTCAAGTATGTGAATGCAGTGCCGCAGTTCAAGAGCATCAACGATGGCAACTGGGAGACCATCGAGCGGTTTGTTCGCAATTCGGTGACCGGTAACAATTTTGTGAATGTGCGCACCGGTGCCAGGGGTGTGCTCTCGCTGCCCGCGAGCCGTGGATCCAGGAATGTCTTTCTAAGTGGCAACAAGAACCCGGTGCCCCTGTGGATGTACAAGATAGTGCGAAACGCCAACAACCAGCCACTCGTGGCCTTCCTCACCCTGAACAACATCTACGCCCGTCAACGGCCGACGGCTCCCAACTTTTGTCAGCCCGTGAATTGCCCAGTGGCATTGGTCAACACAGCGCAGGCTGGCTATTCCTTCTGCTGCAACGCCGCCACTTTCAGGCCATAA
- the LOC120454268 gene encoding uncharacterized protein LOC120454268: MEAPQLLLVVAIGLGSVLLSQADCPLSRAMIEGTNRIFTNRNAAGQYELKRLQRVRTNEVLHMICQPNDIVQTTCQRTHNNFSRPFPMRCQRPLAATAMAVTDTSCPATMYSVGYTIDNRRLELYRACYDRNGVRARFTTHSVYHKTFFPQRPCADFSRDGVLSEADTQSFLPRNIFRAFRTIFGNNQRYIPNDRDVVINRGHLTPSGDYLYGDQMCATFKYVNVAPMFKSINDRNWETIERWIRTRISAGGSLRIKTGTNGDLFLADNRNRQRRIILGAGTKNIMPLWLYKVVRTSSNAPHSVFITLNNIFARTRPPAPAFCTSITCPMTLESVAAAGWTYCCNATTFAL; the protein is encoded by the exons ATGGAAGCGCCACAACTGCTGCTAGTCGTAGCCATTGGGCTGGGATCGG TGCTGCTGTCCCAGGCGGACTGCCCGCTCTCCAGGGCAATGATCGAGGGCACCAACAGGATCTTCACGAACCGCAATGCCGCTGGACAGTACGAACTGAAGCGCCTGCAGAGGGTCCGCACCAACGAGGTGCTCCACATGATCTGCCAGCCCAACGACATCGTCCAGACGACCTGCCAGCGGACGCACAACAACTTCAGCAGGCCATTCCCAATGCGCTGCCAGAGACCACTGGCTGCCACGGCCATGGCTGTTACGGATACCTCCTGTCCAGCCACCATGTACTCCGTGGGCTATACCATCGACAATCGGCGTTTGGAGCTCTATCGCGCCTGCTACGATCGCAATGGAGTGCGGGCCAGGTTCACTACCCACTCCGTGTACCACAAGACCTTCT TCCCTCAACGTCCTTGCGCGGATTTCTCCAGGGATGGTGTGCTCAGCGAGGCCGATACCCAAAGTTTCCTGCCTCGCAACATTTTCCGTGCATTCCGCACCATCTTCGGCAATAACCAGAGGTATATTCCCAATGATAGAGACGTGGTCATCAATCGTGGACATCTGACGCCATCGGGTGACTATCTCTATGGCGACCAGATGTGCGCCACCTTCAAGTATGTGAATGTGGCGCCCATGTTCAAGAGCATCAACGATCGGAATTGGGAGACCATCGAGAGGTGGATTCGCACTCGCATAAGTGCCGGCGGATCGCTGAGAATCAAGACCGGGACCAATGGTGATCTGTTCCTTGCCGACAATCGGAATCGCCAGCGTCGCATTATCCTGGGCGCCGGCACCAAGAACATAATGCCCCTGTGGCTGTACAAGGTGGTGCGCACCTCCTCGAATGCGCCGCACAGTGTGTTCATCACACTGAACAACATCTTTGCCAGAACTAGACCTCCGGCTCCAGCCTTCTGCACCAGCATCACCTGCCCCATGACCCTGGAGAGTGTGGCAGCCGCTGGCTGGACATACTGCTGCAATGCCACCACTTTTGCACtttaa
- the LOC120454271 gene encoding LOW QUALITY PROTEIN: uncharacterized protein LOC120454271 (The sequence of the model RefSeq protein was modified relative to this genomic sequence to represent the inferred CDS: deleted 1 base in 1 codon) gives MIELKYLCLDIVATRSVIYLVCDDATPPIQLVCQSNGRFNGPFPRAGCRNPLKPLVEQVADTSCPKTMYRVGYRIQDWFMELYRSCYDSVSYAAQFAVNKVYPSRQSAQRQPKTFTSDGAMTTRAAAAYKVSRIHERFDQVLGQRQKYVVTLINPFHHGHLAPSGDYSFDQLQKATNKLRNVAPQYSNINNGNWKRIEFWVKKTSARHGFDVLQVVTGALGVHSLTSDAGVMTPMYLLNGDKIPIPEWMYKIVSHSSGQKWVLLTYNDGWTTDRPDPGAICQEIPCDSDLKLSGAGFTFCCQPDRFINKNVPHLKGVF, from the exons ATGATCGAACTAAAGTATCTGTGTCT CGATATTGTGGCCACCAGGAGTGTAATTTATTTGGTCTGCGATGATGCAACACCGCCTATTCAGTTGGTTTGTCAGTCGAATGGTAGATTCAATGGGCCATTTCCCAGAGCCGGCTGCAGAAACCCTTTAAAGCCCCTTGTTGAACAAGTAGCAGATACCTCATGTCCTAAAACCATGTACCGCGTGGGTTACAGGATACAGGATTGGTTTATGGAGCTCTATCGAAGTTGTTACGATAGCGTAAGTTACGCAGCGCAGTTCGCCGTCAACAAGGTTTACCCCAGCAGACAAT CCGCTCAGCGTCAGCCTAAAACGTTTACGTCCGATGGAGCGATGACCACAAGAGCCGCTGCTGCCTACAAAGTTTCCAGAATCCATGAACGATTTGATCAAGTTCTTGGTCAGAGGCAAAAATATGTGGTAACATTAATCAATCCATTCCATCATGGTCACCTCGCACCGAGCGGCGATTATTCGTTTGATCAGCTCCAGAAGGCGACTAACAAGTTGAGAAACGTTGCTCCCCAGTATTCCAACATTAACAACGGCAACTGGAAGAGGATCGAATTCTGGGTGAAAAAAACTTCT GCTAGGCATGGATTCGATGTCCTACAGGTCGTCACCGGGGCACTGGGAGTGCACAGCTTGACAAGTGACGCTGGTGTCATGACCCCCATGTACTTGTTGAACGGCGACAAGATCCCCATTCCAGAGTGGATGTACAAAATCGTTAGCCATTCCTCCGGCCAAAAGTGGGTTTTACTAACCTACAACGACGGATGGACTACTGATAGACCGGACCCTGGAGCCATATGCCAGGAAATCCCATGTGACTCTGATCTGAAACTCAGTGGTGCGGGATTTACGTTCTGCTGCCAGCCCGATAGGTTTATTAACAAAAACGTTCCACATTTAAAGGGTGTTTTCTAA
- the LOC120453974 gene encoding uncharacterized protein LOC120453974 codes for MITLLHPILKWLCFCLIAIIVMLCLTTQRAKVKHMKVAEVLTVSEETQSVNSVADALPTEEEPKVPAYFVESAKCKIPYVNPFDADAMAVFHREHFETCSNETALVTPIYDINRQRYLLFINESLASIILKSNEEEYNCYYQEITRDREYDSYDKVERKYFTQNYEVPLHVHALILACHRLGNESDVLQSDAYSLIQYRPPPKGLSLHPAKRKPSVLMFGIDSLSRINLRRTMPKVYKYLTRDGWFELQGYNKIGDNTFPNLLAILAGYNPESALQKVCNWHEDGCLDRTPFIWHYLRNASYLTAYAEDESQMSTFNYIKPGFLEQPTDFYLRPLQKAVESGLNVWKCSDCSLRYCIGRRITSSYAYDMAKDFANRFVYEQPIWGLFWSNSFSHDSFQQPSKMEDYVLQYLLDFEADGVFDQSIMVFLSDHGSRYGRIMSLPSGFLESRLPTMFIYLPPWFRAQYPEYATALALNQNRLTSNYDLHNTLKHIIELGGTPDGPLPKAADCPKCQSLFYPVDETRSCEDAGIPEHFCTCVPYKRLSYNWANRIAPKVIGRINEYLAERNLTDICSELKLSYIYETEMKVELDQNFHDEVPPTEVATYRTMFKVKQNTADFRATVLFNNLTETVEVVVPTISRLDSYENDSTCVTDKTDKMYCICKCDIKDD; via the exons ATGATAACATTATTGCATCCGATTCTGAAGTGGCTATGCTTCTGCCTAATTGCAATAATCGTAATGCTCTGTCTTACAACCCAAAGGGCCAAAGTAAAACATATGAAAGTAGCGGAAGTGCTCACAGTTTCGGAAGAGACACAATCAGTTAACTCAGTAGCAGATGCTCTTCCTACTGAAGAAGAGCCAAAAGTGCCCGCTTATTTTGTGGAGTCCGCCAAGTGCAAGATCCCGTATGTGAATCCCTTTGACGCAGATGCCATGGCCGTTTTTCATCGCGAGCACTTCGAGACCTGCTCCAACGAAACGGCCCTGGTTACCCCGATTTATGACATCAATCGACAGCGATATTTGCTATTCATCAATGAGTCGCTAGCCTCCATCATACTTAAGTCCAATGAGGAGGAGTACAATTGCTATTACCAAGAGATAACGCGGGACCGGGAGTACGACAGCTACGATAA GGTGGAGCGCAAGTACTTTACTCAGAATTACGAGGTGCCGCTTCATGTGCATGCCCTAATCCTGGCCTGCCATCGTCTTGGCAATGAGTCCGATGTTTTGCAGAGCGATGCGTATAGCCTCATCCAATACAGGCCACCCCCCAAAGGACTCTCACTGCATCCGGCCAAAAGGAAGCCAAGTGTCCTGATGTTCGGCATAGACAGCCTGTCGCGGATCAATTTGCGTAGAACAATGCCAAAGGTGTATAAGTACCTAACGAGGGACGGTTGGTTCGAGCTGCAGGGATACAACAAA ATTGGCGACAACACCTTCCCCAACCTGCTAGCCATTTTGGCAGGCTACAATCCTGAGTCGGCCCTGCAGAAGGTGTGCAACTGGCACGAGGATGGGTGCCTGGATAGGACACCTTTTATATGGCACTACCTTCGGAATGCCAGCTACCTCACCGCCTACGCTGAGGATGAGAGTCAGATGAGTACGTTCAACTATATAAAACCAGGCTTCCTGGAGCAGCCCACCGACTTCTACCTCAGGCCCCTTCAGAAGGCCGTTGAATCGGGCCTGAACGTGTGGAAATGCAGTGACTGCTCACTGAGGTACTGCATCGGCCGGCGGATCACGAGCAGCTATGCCTACGACATGGCCAAAGATTTCGCCAATCGTTTCGTGTATGAGCAACCCATTTGGGGTTTGTTTTGGTCGAACAGCTTCAGCCACGACAGCTTTCAGCAGCCCTCGAAAATGGAGGACTATGTGCTTCAATACCTGCTGGACTTCGAGGCAGATGGTGTGTTCGATCAGAGTATTATGGTGTTCCTCTCGGATCATGGGTCACGCTATGGCAGAATCATGTCCTTGCCCAGTGGATTCCTGGAATCGCGTCTACCCACGATGTTTATCTATCTGCCGCCTTGGTTCCGGGCTCAGTATCCGGAATACGCCACGGCCCTTGCGCTAAATCAGAATCGGCTCACCTCCAATTATGATCTGCACAACACCCTGAAGCACATCATCGAACTGGGCGGCACTCCAGATGGTCCTTTGCCCAAAGCGGCCGACTGTCCCAAGTGCCAGTCTCTGTTTTATCCCGTCGATGAGACGAGGTCGTGTGAGGATGCCGGCATACCAGAGCACTTCTGCACCTGCGTGCCTTACAAAAGGCTGTCTTACAATTGGGCCAATCGCATTGCCCCCAAGGTGATAGGTCGAATCAACGAGTATCTGGCCGAAAGGAATCTGACCGATATATGCTCGGAACTGAAGCTCAGCTATATTTACGAGACAGAGATGAAAGTGGAGCTGGACCAGAACTTCCACGACGAGGTGCCACCTACGGAGGTGGCCACTTATCGCACCATGTTCAAGGTGAAGCAGAACACCGCCGACTTCCGGGCTACCGTACTCTTTAACAATTTAACGGAAAccgtggaggtggtggtgccCACTATCAGTCGGCTCGACAGCTACGAAAATGATTCGACATGTGTGACAGATAAAACTGATAAGATGTATTGCATTTGCAAGTGTGATATCAAAGATGATTAG
- the LOC120454272 gene encoding uncharacterized protein LOC120454272, with the protein MNIPLMVAWMCVFGALVHGLITTRHTNMKCEVQDESFVEVKECRLKVLGRGIIGANVYLKLKVLPVKTVQVNFSVWKKLSGYHPYLFNTTVNFCHILKHPNPSNIFFYFYREIRPYSNANHSCPINFFTQQHDIILKNFVLNEKMFSLFPVPTGNYMFAIKIMANDAWRATIFSYMDVTGDKS; encoded by the exons ATGAACATCCCACTTATGGTTGCTTGGATGTGCGTTTTCGGTGCTCTGGTACACGGACTGATCACAACTCGCCACACAAACATGAAGTGCGAAGTTCAGGATGAATCCTTTGTTGAAGTAAAAGAGTGTCGATTGAAAGTCCTGGGTCGAGGCATTATCGGAGCTAAcgtttatttgaaattaaaagtgcTGCCCGTGAAGACGGTGCAAGTTAATTTCAGTGTGTGGAAAAAATTATCCGGCTACCATCCATATCTATTTAATACCACCGTGAATTTCTGTCACATTTTAAAGCACCCGAATCCGTCAAATATATTCTTCTACTTTTATAGGGAAATAAGGCCCTACTCCAATGCTAATCACTCGTGTCCGATCAAC TTCTTTACCCAACAGCACGACATTATACTGAAAAATTTCGTTTTGAATGAGAAGATGTTCTCCCTTTTTCCGGTTCCCACGGGTAACTACATGTTTGCTATAAAAATTATGGCCAACGATGCTTGGAGAGCAACTATTTTTTCGTATATGGATGTTACCGGTGACAAATCGTAG